The genomic DNA tatattcataagtgatataaatttaagtttgagaaaatacattgatttatgaattagtacatatgacattaattgttaggtattttaataattatgtTTTTACTATTGTTGATATAacttgatttatagtaataccatgagtatatccatactcaaatGTCAGACGGTTGTTTCCGTGTgcaggttagtagaagtcaagtgtctcAGCTCAGCATCCATaacaatcccgactccaacacaaatttggtgatgtatatttttcttttgggtaaaagtggcatgtacataggtgttgtttagtcacttgaatatgtatattactttgggtagtgaaggatgaattataaaatttagatggttaaatgaaatagtaaggaaagtacatgatattttgatacatgaacattaagttgttaaatgaatgaagtttttaatcaattttgaatgatgctatgatagttattaagttaaaattttgttaatgctataaataatagttatatgaatgtgaaatattggtgttggttgttttggtttgaatttgcaggaggtttaggtaaaaataagcagaaatgctaccgaaatttttataaaaaaaaaaattagaatactcgaacaagtcccattctacttttaatacgtgtttgaacttcgagagttcaagatagggacttaattattatattatactatgaaagttatattaattgcaaattattcataagttgtctgatatgtccagtaatgcctcataacctcgttccggtaacggtttggggttagggggtgttacaatatatagcaaatttgaaaatggaaaaggtgtcataatttgcttatatgTAGATGACATGCTCATTTTTGGCACGGATTTGGAACAAatagaaaatacaaagaaattcTTATCAAACAACTTTGCTATGAAGGATATGGGTGTAGTAGATGTTATTCTTGGGATTAAAATAACCCGAGATGAAAGCACTATAGCTTTATCACAATCACATTACATTGAAAAAATGCTTAAAAAGTTTGATCTTTTCAACTGTATACCTGCGTCTACACCCATGAATCctcaaataaaattagtatctaatgctggtaggaaaattgatcaattgaaatatGCAAGTCTAATTGGTTGTCTTATGTACATAATGACTTGTATAAGACCAGATATTGCATATGCTGTTGGAAAATTGAGTAGGTACACAAGTAATCCAAGTAGCTTGCATTGGCAAGCTTTGAATAGAGTACTTAGGTACTTAAAGAAAACTATTAACTATGGATTATGTTATAATGGATATCCTCCAGTTTTAGAAGGGTATTCGGATGCTAGTTGGATTACAAGTTTGGAAGATCATGCATCTACTAGTGGATGAATTTTCATTCTTGGTGGAGAAGCCATTTCTTGGGGTTCTGAGAAACAAACATGTATTACTGATTCCACCATGGCAGCAGAATTTATTGCATTAGCCGCTGCACCTAAAGAAGCAGAATGGTTAAGTGAAAATTTGGCTGATCCTTTGACAAAAAGTCTTGCCAGAGATACAGTAAAAATGACCTCAAAAGGGATGGGACTCAAGCTCATTAATTAGAGTCACCCATGATGGAAACTCGACTCAATGCTTGGTATAAAGTCAAGTCTTGAGTTCAATGAGACAAAGTACATCATTAGTATGTGATTGTTAGCACTGTAAATAAATCCATcctaagattaaagtgctagTACCCGTAATGATAAGGGAAGGATAAGTAATGTACTCTTAATGGACCCATAACATAAAAATGTTAGAGTGTTATAATTACGGGAACACTCTTGATGGGATCTACCTATGTGAGTGGAAGTATGGACGCTTCTAGGAGCTCAAGGGCTTGGTTCTGACAGCACTCATGAAAAGAGGACACACACACATGGCCATAATAGTGTCCCTAAATACTATGCATTGACCGATGTTGAAATCATTGTATGAGATGTATTCGGTTAATCAAATGAAATAGTTGGTTCAAAGCTTAGTCTACCATGCAATTTCGATTAACTGTAACATGTTTTCACTAAGTGAAGGTTCAATCGTAAGATACCTTTCATTTATGCAAATTGATTTCCAAgaatatcaaaatctaaaatattttgaaaatggggggagattgttggaacattttcaaatatttataatgttccaataactataaatgaataggtgtaattaatcaaaagattatattgtttgatttttgaaaagaattataactatttaaataattttatttgaatagttataattaaatgaataatttaaaaacattattattcgaaagacacctattgatgaaagatgtctctatgaagagacatgaaaattcctataaataggaataagatttcatttggaaatcatacCATCAAATTCTAAGATTCTTTCTTTCCTTCATtcgttttctaatattattagattattctataaagtattactgcaaaaatcctttatagaaattgagtttcttgtcatACATTGCTCAATGTGTAGTGGGCTATTCTCGTCAGTGTAAAACGCAAAtagtcattggcttcattgtatcctcgaggttaATTTGTTTGGAACTCGTTTGCACACCGAAGATAGTTGgggcgaatataaccttaaagatagtggcttgatacacgcCTTGGAGCCTGTCCTATTTCTTCTTCTGTTTGAGTTCTATTCGTGTATTTGGGATTTTCCTCACCATAGATTTGTACTAACATAACACTTAAGAAAGAAACAATACTTACATGAACAAATATAGCAATAAGCTTATTGATGCAAACACTAAATAAGACATGCAAATGAAACAGAATTATAATATAAAGAATAAAATTGATGAAATTAAATACGAGTTTGATTAGTATTGTCCTTTAGTTATGAAACCCTTTTCTATTTTGCTTATTTCCTTTAtattttctcatgtatttcgtatattttttaacattaatattattaaatgttGTTATCATATCCAATTTTAATAGAATACTTAGAATTACTCATAACTCATTCCAATcactttttaaaataattaaaatatttagattTCATAATTAAACTACTACTTACTCCTCTAATATTTACAATTTTCTACTACTTAAATAatcacaataaaattaaaaaacatatttttattaataaatactTATTTATGCATAAAAATGGCATAATAATATTTTGACCtccaattttacaaaaaaatcatTCACCTTCATTCAAATTTTCGTCTCTTTTTACTATTGaattcatattttttaaaatcacctcaaaatttatgaaaaattaacaTTTCTTAACTTTATTAATGACGCatttactaaaattttaaatttaaaagtaattcttttaataattttaataattttattttttaaaatatatattataattttaaaatattaaaaaataattaaatacataCATGTCATTCATGTGTAtataatatcaataaaattaaaagatattaattctttcatttatattttaggtgattttccaaagcacaaatttaagaataaaaagataaaaaataaataaaaattaaaataaagttttattattattattataaaattagagacctaaaaataaatcattatcCCCAAAAAAGGTAAAACATCCGTATGTCGATTAAACTCTAAAAGAAGTCTAAGATATTAATATTACAAACACCGGGTAATTATAATTGGTAAAATTGAATATGGAAAAAAGAGGGGCCACAGTCTACGTGGAGTAGAGTGATTGGTAAAGCTGACAACCATTGCGTCAAAGCAAATGTAATCTAATAGGGAAAAGAtgggaaaaaaaagaaacaaattgCAAGtgatataaataaatgaaataaacatACAAACAAACAGTCTCAATTTTTCTTGAAGTCctgattaaatttattattaatttatagtTTAATCTCTCCTCGTCGAGAAAAGAAGACCCACAAGGTTTCTCTTCTTTTATCATTGTCGGTTCCTTCGAAATCCCTGGCGAAGTTTATCTCAACTCGGTACTGATTTTTACTCCCTTTGTTTTTATATCACCTCTTATTAGATAGTAATTATCGATTTTGGAAGTTCCTGGTTTGATTGTTTGGTTGGGGAGGAAAAAGGAATTTCAGGGAAAATCAtttgaatttctttttcttttgttttgattcAAAATAGGGATTTTTTTTAAAGCATGACACTATTTTTGAATGAATAAAGTTCTATTCTTTTGGATACAGagtatataaattttatgataattttacttaattttattttcttcttataGCCTCACTTGATCTCACTGCTTATGccttatatttttgttttattacaaattagATGCTTTCCTTTATCTTTGCCTCTTATTAGATAGAAATTATTGATTTCGGAAGTTCCTGGATTCGGTTCTTCGGTCGCGGAAGGAAGGAATTTTCATGGGAAATAGTTGACTTTTTCCCCTTCGTTTTGTTTTTATTGAAAAACGGATTATTCTTTGAGCATGATACTATATTTGAACTAGTAAAGTTCCATATTTTTGGTAGAGTATGTAATTTTTTTGGTAAATTTGTTCTTGGTTCTTATGCCTTAAGTTGTTTTATTACCAATTCAATGCTCTAAAGGAGTAAGGATACTCGATTAAGAAGATATTGTGGTGTGGTAATCAGGTAGAGCAAAATGATGAGGCTGCGAACATATGCTGGTCTCAGTTTAGTCACGACACTAGCAGTTATATATCATGCATTCAACAGCAGAGGCCAGTTTTATCCTGCTATGGTTTATTTATCAACCTCTAAGATCAGCTTAGTGTTGCTTCTCAACATGGGCCTTGTAGTTATGTGTATCTTATGGCAATTAACTAAACGGTTATTCCTTGGGTCTCTTCGAGAAGCTGAGGTTGAGCGGTTGAATGAGCAATCATGGAGAGAGGTCATGGAGATCCTCTTTGCAATCACTATCTTTCGGCAGGAATTCTCTGTTCCATTTCTTGCAATGGTTACTGCTCTATTGTTAATCAAGGCTTTGCATTGGTTGGCGCAGAAGAGGGTTGAGTACATTGAAACAACCCCTTCCGTTCCGAAGTTAGCGCATGTTCGGATAGTTTCATTTCTGGGTTTTCTTCTTCTGCTTGATTCTCTGTTTTTATACAGTTCTATCAAGTTTCTGATCCAAACACGACAAGCTTCAGTTTCCATCTTCTTTGCATTTGAGTAAGTTATTTAACAGCTTTTCTTCTTTTCGTGATTATCAGTTGAAGTTTGCTAAATTCATTTGCGCTTGTCATGTTTTATGGTTCATCACTCAAAACGATAATGTATTTTAACTTGTCCTGAGTATTTTAGATTATTAAAATGGATTGGCAAGGATGATCTCAGTTCTTGAAGTGATAGTTTTTACGATAATGTATTTTAACTTGTCCTGAGTATTTTAGATTATTAAAATGGATTGGCAAGGATGATCTCAGTTCTTGAAGTGATAGTTTTTCTTTTGTGATTTTAATTATGGTTTGGGATCTTTGATTTTTAGGAGCACAATTAAGGATTAAAAAATCTTGTAGCAAGGACTTGCTAGACTATAAAGAGATAAGAAAGGGCCTCCTTAAATATGTCATATATGTTGGAAATTAAACGATAAATGAAGTTGACAGTGTAAAAGTCCAACCACCGTTCAAATTATTAAAGTTCCTTGAATAAATAAAGGAAGGCTTGTTAAAAGTCCAGCTATTCTTTGTTGTACTGCAATTTACATAAAGTAGACTAGTTTGACCCTCCCCTTTATTTCTTTCAAGTGCTGTATGTGCATGTCATATTTTCTAGTTTATCTGTTTTTGCTTGgacttatattttcttttttgggTTGTAGGTACATGATACTGGCAACAACAACAATGTCAACTTTTGTAAAATATGTTTTCTATGTGAGTGACATGCTTATGGAAGGGCAATGGGAGAAAAAAGCTGTATATACCTTCTACTTGGAGCTCATCCGAGACTTGCTTCACTTGTCTATGTACTTGTGCTTCTTTCTTGTGATTTTCATGTAAGTAAGCCATTTATTTTTTACTTTCTGCCTTGATCACATAGATGATTATATTATTCTTGTGCAAATATAATTTTTTGACTGTTGGACAGTGTTCTAGGCATGAGGTTCTCTAAAACTTTTTGGCTCACTTGAAGGGAAGGCTTAGTGCATGTTGAAGCAATTTTAAGCAGTGCTCTAAAATTTTCTAGTCAGTTTTTTTTAGATAGAATCTACACTTCGTTTTAGGAGTTTTTTTCGTGCTTTAGATCCCCTTCAGTTATGTGGATATCTTATAATTAGGTTTTGAACTTGAACGGTGGCATTAGGCATGTGGTTTTCTCTACATATAAAAATGCATTCGGCTGATTTGACATCAAACTAGGCTCAAATTCTGATAGTGAAATACATTTTTTGAGATTGTATTTACTGGTTCTAAACTTGCCCTGTTGGTTGGAGAAACAAAGCAATCTCTATCCCATTAAATTTTGTATGGTGTCTAGAATTGCTTTAGATGAGACATTCATCATACTAGAGGCCAAGTTCTATAGCTGCTTTGAGATGAGAGTCAGGTAGAATATAACTTGTAGGGACGTCATTGGGGCTGGGTGGGGGCAGATATTGTCAAATCCACCAGTGGTCCACTGTAGACATTCAATATGTGTGTGACATATAAACATGGAAGAATAATCTATGACTATCTCAAATACTTCAGTGATCATTGTATGATGCATCATTACATTTTTATCCTTTTAAAAGTTAAATGCATAAGGGTGAAATAGTAATTTTAAATATCAAGGCTGGGCTGGGCAAGCAAATACCACAACTGCTTCTTACCCACTTTAAAAAACTGCCTCTCCCCACCCAGCCTCCActtaataaaaggaaaaaaaaactctCCAATTAGAGCGGATCAATTTGAAATCTATTGGATGGTTTGGGCTTTGCAATCCCTAAATTTAAGCAATTGGGTAATCTCCAATTGGTACAAATATATCCAGTTCTTTTTTCTGATTTTCCATCATGAACCTTTTGATATATGAATGGGGTAGTGCTAAAACTTGGTTTGGCTTTAATTCCACTTGGCTGTCATAACAAAGAAATCTGTTTCTGATCCTAAAACTTCTAATGTGGTTGTGGTGAGAATCAAGACTGAGCTTTAGGTATTGAGATGCCTAGCAGTTGTCAATTGCTTAATGGAAAGCTTTGTAGGGCACTGCAAGGTCTTTAAGGAAAAGAGGGATCCTGTTGTCTTTGCCAAAGTCTCCAATCTCTTAGTTATATCTTATAGATTAATTCAGGGCATGGTTTTTGATTTTAATTGGTATGTGCAGGAATTATGGTGTACCTCTGCACTTAATACGGGAGCTTTATGAGACATTTAGGAATTTTAAAATTCGTGTTGCTGATTACTTGCGGTATAGAAAGATCACCTCAAATATGAATGATAGATTCCCGGATGCAACCCCTGAAGAACTCTCTGCGTGAGTCAGATAGTATTTGTTTacgaacttttttttttttttctgtctaTAGAATCTTTCAATTGCATTGTGTTTTTTTATTCttgatttttatttcttaactgcttaatgATTGGAGGAACAGAAGTGATGCAACATGTATTATATGTCGCGAAGAGATGACCTTAGCAAAGAAGTTAATTTGTGGACATCTTTTTCACGTCCACTGCCTTCGATCATGGCTGGAGAGGCAGCATACCTGTCCAACCTGCAGAGCACTTGTTGTACCACCTGAAAACGGAACAAGTTCATCTGGAGGGCAACATGGAACTTGGTCAGATGCTCCTCGACAAGGTAATCTTATTGTAACATCATCTATGATAA from Gossypium arboreum isolate Shixiya-1 chromosome 9, ASM2569848v2, whole genome shotgun sequence includes the following:
- the LOC108457241 gene encoding ERAD-associated E3 ubiquitin-protein ligase HRD1B-like; the protein is MMRLRTYAGLSLVTTLAVIYHAFNSRGQFYPAMVYLSTSKISLVLLLNMGLVVMCILWQLTKRLFLGSLREAEVERLNEQSWREVMEILFAITIFRQEFSVPFLAMVTALLLIKALHWLAQKRVEYIETTPSVPKLAHVRIVSFLGFLLLLDSLFLYSSIKFLIQTRQASVSIFFAFEYMILATTTMSTFVKYVFYVSDMLMEGQWEKKAVYTFYLELIRDLLHLSMYLCFFLVIFMNYGVPLHLIRELYETFRNFKIRVADYLRYRKITSNMNDRFPDATPEELSASDATCIICREEMTLAKKLICGHLFHVHCLRSWLERQHTCPTCRALVVPPENGTSSSGGQHGTWSDAPRQGSSTSSATQGPGVEMATDDLTPHQARLQAAAAAASIYEKSYVYPSANTLVWSPGNAVLPGSYAPLADTMKVEHSGESPSIGHQQFAIPGGLPNLPFPQFPNCVFVPFQLPGANGNSGGGGSGSNQNLSDSQLEAQKKTIEQQIEVLQRQLQLLQMHKSKTEESSDIGLTTSSDSKGKGVASSSSEE